A genomic window from Micromonospora violae includes:
- a CDS encoding SUKH-4 family immunity protein codes for MNPELRQLIEELRADLADLPDSLAYAEFGEGAAIDALPAGLPTDLRDLLLVTDGLRAGRIELASSSTLAGIQYHLDYAPDFSSIPQDRAGWLVVGTRSDEPIFMDRGTGAIWYFPPNGTEWFMSDAFEELAPDVESFVDYYLLGPGYADLTPADDRWFAFLDEQGLLDEDDEDEG; via the coding sequence GTGAACCCCGAGCTGCGGCAGCTCATCGAGGAGCTGCGGGCCGATCTGGCCGACCTGCCGGACAGCCTGGCGTACGCCGAGTTCGGCGAGGGGGCGGCCATCGACGCCCTACCGGCAGGGCTCCCGACCGACCTGCGGGATCTCCTGCTGGTCACCGACGGGCTGCGGGCGGGTCGGATCGAGCTGGCGTCCTCGTCGACCCTCGCCGGCATCCAGTACCACCTGGACTACGCGCCGGACTTCTCGTCCATCCCGCAGGACCGGGCGGGCTGGCTGGTGGTCGGCACCCGCAGCGACGAGCCGATCTTCATGGACCGTGGCACGGGCGCGATCTGGTACTTCCCACCGAACGGCACCGAGTGGTTCATGTCCGACGCGTTCGAGGAGCTCGCCCCCGACGTGGAATCCTTCGTGGACTACTACCTGCTCGGGCCGGGCTACGCCGACCTCACCCCCGCCGACGACAGGTGGTTCGCGTTCCTCGACGAGCAGGGCCTGCTCGACGAGGACGACGAGGATGAGGGCTGA
- a CDS encoding nucleotidyltransferase domain-containing protein — MPVDVDLAGIVAEQPHPLVFATVSGAHLYGFPSTDSDVDLRGAHLLAVEDVIGLAQPVETHTVMTDRDGVELDLVTHDLRKFVRLMLRRNGYVLEQLLSPLVVHSSAVHLALVELAPQVLTRHHAHHYRGFAAGQRRLFDTTGELKPLLYAFRALLTGVHLMRTGRMLAHLPSLLLAEGAPAYLPELIAAKRSAEHGGLGDLVAGPVLGRDLDELVARLDQAQQDSRLPEQPAGLTQLDDLVVTARLAESAR; from the coding sequence CTGCCGGTCGACGTCGACCTGGCCGGCATCGTCGCCGAACAGCCGCACCCGCTGGTGTTCGCCACCGTCTCCGGCGCCCACCTGTACGGGTTCCCGTCCACCGACTCGGACGTCGACCTGCGCGGCGCGCACCTGCTCGCGGTCGAAGACGTGATCGGGCTGGCGCAGCCGGTCGAGACCCACACGGTGATGACGGACCGCGACGGTGTGGAGCTGGACCTGGTCACCCACGACCTGCGCAAGTTCGTCCGGCTGATGCTGCGTCGCAACGGCTACGTGCTCGAACAGCTGCTGTCACCGCTGGTGGTGCACAGCAGCGCGGTGCACCTGGCGCTGGTCGAGCTGGCACCGCAGGTGCTGACCCGGCACCACGCGCACCACTACCGCGGCTTCGCTGCCGGTCAGCGGCGGCTGTTCGACACGACCGGCGAGCTGAAACCACTGCTCTACGCCTTCCGCGCGCTGCTCACCGGCGTCCACCTGATGCGCACCGGTCGGATGCTGGCGCACCTGCCGAGCCTGCTGCTCGCCGAGGGCGCGCCGGCGTACCTTCCGGAGCTGATCGCCGCGAAGCGGTCCGCCGAACACGGCGGGCTGGGCGACCTGGTCGCGGGCCCGGTCCTCGGCCGGGACCTCGACGAACTGGTGGCGCGGCTCGACCAGGCGCAGCAGGACAGCCGGCTGCCGGAGCAACCCGCCGGGCTGACTCAGCTCGACGACCTGGTCGTGACGGCCCGGCTGGCGGAATCGGCGAGGTGA
- a CDS encoding nucleotidyltransferase domain-containing protein produces the protein MQHTLTDQLVDDHTILQVVVGSRAFGLSSAASDTDRRGVFALPASAFWGLRKPARHHDGPLDEQVRWEVERVCTLGLAANPTVLEVLHSPLIETCTPLGAELRALTPAFLSRRVADTYLRYATAQFAKAERGIARTGAPVWRHVMHLVRLLTAGGDLVRTGRLVLDVGADRDRLLAVKAGEVPWADIVAWRDQLVRRMTTDLATSPLPDQPDEGRVEQWLISVRERSVRCSS, from the coding sequence GTGCAGCACACGCTGACGGATCAGCTGGTCGACGATCACACGATCCTGCAGGTGGTCGTCGGTTCCCGGGCGTTCGGGCTGTCCAGTGCGGCCTCGGACACCGACCGACGCGGGGTGTTCGCCCTGCCAGCCTCGGCGTTCTGGGGGCTACGCAAACCCGCGCGCCACCACGACGGTCCGCTCGACGAGCAGGTGCGGTGGGAGGTGGAGCGCGTCTGCACGCTCGGGTTGGCGGCGAATCCCACGGTCCTGGAAGTGCTGCACTCTCCGCTGATCGAAACGTGCACCCCGCTGGGCGCGGAGCTGCGGGCGCTCACGCCGGCCTTCCTGTCCCGGCGCGTGGCCGACACCTACCTGCGCTACGCCACCGCCCAGTTCGCGAAGGCCGAGCGCGGGATCGCCCGTACCGGCGCTCCGGTGTGGCGGCACGTGATGCACCTGGTCCGGCTGCTGACCGCCGGCGGTGACCTGGTCCGCACCGGCCGCCTGGTGCTGGACGTGGGCGCGGACCGGGATCGTCTGCTGGCGGTCAAGGCGGGTGAGGTGCCCTGGGCCGACATCGTCGCCTGGCGGGACCAGTTGGTGCGCCGGATGACGACGGACCTGGCCACCAGCCCGTTACCGGATCAGCCCGACGAGGGCAGGGTCGAGCAGTGGTTGATCTCGGTCCGGGAGCGTTCCGTGCGGTGCTCATCGTGA
- a CDS encoding molybdenum cofactor biosysynthesis protein yields the protein MPEIVELLASPVHRFLGRPADGPAPAPPGELVDAVRIRAGLGIVGDRYFGQQAHRDASVTVIAQESLPDGIGLAEVRRNILTTGIAVDELIGRVLVLDSGDGPVSLRVNRAARPCAWMDVTVGPGAWKALRTTGGIRCTPLNDGTLRVGPIDAVVN from the coding sequence ATGCCGGAGATCGTTGAGTTGTTGGCCTCGCCCGTGCACCGCTTCCTGGGCCGGCCCGCCGACGGCCCGGCACCCGCCCCACCCGGCGAGCTGGTCGACGCCGTCCGGATCCGAGCCGGCCTCGGCATCGTCGGCGACCGGTACTTCGGCCAGCAGGCGCACCGCGACGCCAGCGTCACCGTCATCGCCCAGGAATCGCTGCCGGACGGCATCGGCCTGGCCGAGGTACGGCGCAACATCCTCACCACCGGGATCGCCGTCGACGAGTTGATCGGCAGAGTGCTGGTGCTGGACTCCGGCGACGGGCCGGTCAGCCTGCGCGTCAACCGGGCGGCCCGACCCTGCGCCTGGATGGACGTCACGGTCGGCCCGGGGGCGTGGAAGGCGCTGCGCACCACCGGCGGCATCCGCTGCACACCCCTCAACGACGGCACCCTGCGCGTCGGCCCGATCGACGCCGTCGTGAACTGA